In the genome of Triticum urartu cultivar G1812 chromosome 5, Tu2.1, whole genome shotgun sequence, one region contains:
- the LOC125506208 gene encoding F-box protein At5g49610-like, which translates to MATTILPDDLVVEILSRLPLKSFCRFRCVCKSWLAFSSDQHYRKKLPRTPFGFLYQKNEHGNAIHLVGLPSGDRDIDTTLSFVPCYEHPLELKGCSNGLLLCYRGGTHSKEISDATVCNPATQEWMALPNTEAGPAVSYADLKLCFDPLWSQYFYVFKFETTPNGGYDTEVKVFFSEDSTWSNCLWETSDILGGDSLFLNGVLYVDHLWGHYLLALDAPDTCTQLLNHRILQLPGFPNGPEQRFYCFDGCLGQSFGVLCYAQQELDGCIIRIWSLEGSDRWVVKHRLNMNNVFGRDIMLRTNNEGLWYFDYEILAFDLERELVFLADTIADNKIISYSISTGKGSQILNIPRFVDLYRSRLYVPYYGKFPASVLQGAQDK; encoded by the coding sequence ATGGCCACAACCATACTACCTGATGACCTGGTGGTGGAGATCCTGTCTCGGCTGCCGCTGAAGTCCTTTTGCCGTTTCAGATGTGTCTGCAAGTCTTGGCTTGCCTTCTCATCTGATCAGCACTACCGCAAGAAGCTCCCAAGAACTCCCTTCGGTTTCCTGTACCAAAAAAATGAGCATGGCAATGCCATCCATCTCGTGGGCCTTCCCTCAGGTGACAGGGATATTGATACAACACTTAGCTTTGTGCCATGCTATGAGCATCCCTTGGAGCTTAAGGGTTGCAGCAATGGCCTACTTCTTTGTTATCGTGGTGGTACACACTCTAAAGAAATTTCCGACGCCACTGTGTGCAATCCAGCAACTCAAGAGTGGATGGCACTTCCAAATACTGAAGCTGGACCAGCCGTCTCTTATGCTGATCTCAAGTTGTGTTTTGATCCATTATGGTCTCAATACTTCTATGTCTTCAAATTTGAGACGACTCCAAATGGTGGATATGACACCGAAGTTAAGGTATTTTTCTCTGAGGATTCGACATGGTCTAATTGTCTATGGGAAACTTCAGATATACTTGGTGGTGATTCACTCTTCTTAAATGGGGTGTTGTATGTGGATCACTTATGGGGGCATTACCTTCTGGCACTCGATGCACCTGACACATGCACACAATTGCTCAATCATAGGATCCTTCAGCTGCCTGGATTTCCAAATGGACCAGAACAGAGGTTTTATTGCTTTGATGGCTGTCTTGGCCAGTCGTTTGGGGTCTTATGCTATGCACAACAAGAATTGGATGGTTGCATCATCCGAATTTGGAGTTTGGAAGGATCTGATAGATGGGTGGTGAAGCATCGTCTAAATATGAACAACGTATTTGGGAGGGACATAATGCTCCGTACTAACAATGAAGGATTATGGTATTTTGATTATGAAATCCTGGCATTTGACTTGGAGAGAGAGCTAGTTTTCCTTGCTGACACAATTGCTGATAATAAGATCATCTCATATAGCATCAGTACTGGAAAGGGCTCGCAGATTCTAAACATTCCAAGGTTCGTTGACCTATATCGAAGTCGACTCTACGTGCCGTACTATGGCAAGTTTCCAGCTTCCGTGCTTCAAGGAGCTCAAGACAAATGA